The nucleotide window AATATTAGAAGTCTGGTCAGTCAACACGATATTACCGCGAGGCATTAAGCGAACTCGAATTGAAATTTTCTTGTCAATTCCTCCTCGAGGGCCGTTAACATCCGAGACAATTACATTGACGTCGCGAATATTTTCATCGAAGCAATCTAAGGCGAACGACAACTTACGATGTATAGTGTCCTGCAGATCGTCATCCAAATCTGCATTAGTATGAGTAACATTAATTTTTGGCATAATTATATTCTCCTCTATTGTCATTTAGTTGTATTATGCCCGGAGTTTATGTATAGTAATATTAGATATTAATTATTATATAAATTGAAATTATAAATATATATGCATTGGCTTAATTATCATCATCTATATTACTTCTGGCACATCGCAAAATCAGGCAGCATCACTGCGGCATGCAAAATATTAAAACTTGC belongs to bacterium and includes:
- a CDS encoding HPF/RaiA family ribosome-associated protein; this encodes MPKINVTHTNADLDDDLQDTIHRKLSFALDCFDENIRDVNVIVSDVNGPRGGIDKKISIRVRLMPRGNIVLTDQTSNIYEGISHLAHAVKENIGQRLRKSRDRIRKTELRNARALDA